One genomic region from Sphingobacterium multivorum encodes:
- a CDS encoding thioredoxin family protein — translation MMRNIRLLLCGAIVFLGTVLVQSKAFSQQLATAQDLSKPYNPDANAQNDIDQLLVQAKKEKKNIVIQAGGNWCVWCLRFNDYIHKTASVDKLLKSHFLYYHLNYSKENKNEAVFQKYAPEGNKLGYPFFIILDRNGKTLHVQESGSLEKGKGYDEEKVLNFFNAWVAK, via the coding sequence ATGATGAGAAATATAAGATTATTACTGTGTGGAGCTATTGTGTTTTTGGGGACGGTACTCGTACAGTCCAAAGCGTTCTCACAGCAGCTTGCTACAGCTCAGGATCTTTCGAAGCCTTACAATCCAGATGCCAATGCACAGAATGATATTGATCAACTATTGGTTCAAGCAAAGAAAGAAAAGAAAAACATCGTCATTCAAGCCGGTGGGAATTGGTGTGTCTGGTGTTTAAGATTTAATGACTATATTCATAAAACAGCAAGTGTCGACAAGTTGTTAAAGAGTCATTTCCTCTATTATCACCTCAATTATTCAAAAGAAAATAAAAATGAAGCTGTGTTTCAAAAGTATGCCCCTGAAGGCAATAAACTAGGTTATCCATTTTTTATTATTTTGGATAGAAATGGAAAGACATTGCATGTACAGGAGAGTGGCAGTCTGGAAAAAGGAAAGGGCTATGATGAAGAAAAAGTGCTTAATTTCTTTAACGCCTGGGTTGCAAAATAG
- a CDS encoding arginine decarboxylase, translating to MQSYQEFLDLSVGFPQDGFEIIDDELYFHDLNLMEMIETYGTPLRFTYLPIVSKKIQQAKILFQTAILKHNYRGSYKYCYCTKSSHFKHIVEEALKNDIHLETSSAFDMPMIDSLERQGTVTKDITVICNGFKTYQYKQYIVDMIHDGYKNIIPVLDNKEEFNLYDDEIELDEPCALGIRVASEEQPDSQFYTSRLGIRQEDVVEFYNNKIADNPNFKVKLLHFFINSGISDTPYYWNELEKYVTLYCKFKKVNPDLDTLDIGGGMPFKDSLVHDFDYEYMVNEIVNRIKQICAHHEVMEPDIITEFGKYTVAEASGILYKVLGRKQQNDRERWFMIDGSFITNLPDVWALNQKYILLPINNWDSEYERVNLGGITCDGQDYYNQEAHMNSVFMPKTRKVQYLGFFHTGAYQDVLSGYGGIHHCLLPSPKHVLVRRNRDETFNYEVFGEEQNSKQVMKLLGYQ from the coding sequence ATGCAGAGCTATCAGGAATTTCTTGACTTAAGTGTTGGTTTTCCGCAAGACGGATTCGAAATCATCGACGACGAATTGTATTTCCACGATTTGAATTTAATGGAAATGATAGAAACGTACGGTACGCCGTTACGTTTTACCTATTTGCCTATCGTCAGCAAAAAAATTCAGCAAGCGAAAATCCTCTTTCAGACCGCAATTCTGAAACACAACTATCGCGGATCTTACAAATATTGTTATTGTACCAAGTCATCCCATTTCAAGCACATCGTAGAGGAAGCTTTGAAAAATGATATCCACCTGGAAACTTCATCTGCATTTGATATGCCGATGATCGATTCATTGGAAAGACAGGGCACAGTAACAAAAGACATTACAGTGATCTGTAACGGGTTCAAAACCTACCAGTACAAACAATATATTGTTGATATGATCCACGACGGATATAAAAACATTATACCGGTACTGGATAACAAAGAGGAATTTAACCTTTATGATGATGAAATCGAATTGGATGAGCCTTGTGCTTTAGGTATCCGCGTTGCTTCCGAAGAGCAACCAGATTCTCAATTTTATACCTCTCGCCTAGGGATTCGCCAGGAAGACGTCGTTGAATTCTATAACAACAAGATTGCCGACAATCCAAACTTTAAAGTAAAGTTACTCCACTTTTTCATTAATTCAGGTATCTCGGACACTCCGTATTACTGGAACGAATTAGAGAAATACGTTACTTTATATTGTAAATTTAAGAAAGTAAACCCGGATTTAGATACCCTAGATATCGGTGGTGGCATGCCATTTAAGGATTCACTGGTACACGACTTTGACTACGAATATATGGTCAACGAGATTGTCAACCGTATCAAACAAATCTGTGCTCACCATGAGGTAATGGAACCAGATATTATTACCGAATTTGGCAAATACACCGTTGCTGAAGCATCAGGTATCCTCTATAAAGTTTTGGGCCGCAAGCAACAAAACGATCGCGAACGTTGGTTTATGATTGATGGTTCATTCATTACAAATTTGCCGGATGTATGGGCATTGAATCAAAAATACATTCTATTGCCGATCAATAACTGGGATTCAGAATACGAACGCGTCAATTTAGGTGGCATCACATGCGATGGACAGGATTATTACAATCAGGAGGCACACATGAACTCGGTATTTATGCCTAAGACCCGTAAGGTACAGTACTTGGGATTCTTTCATACCGGAGCATATCAAGATGTATTAAGCGGATATGGAGGCATCCACCACTGCTTACTTCCTTCACCCAAACATGTGCTTGTACGCCGCAATAGAGATGAAACATTCAACTACGAGGTTTTCGGTGAGGAGCAAAACTCCAAACAAGTAATGAAATTGTTAGGCTACCAATAA
- the argS gene encoding arginine--tRNA ligase has translation MANSIQKRLVEVTVQAVKELYNADILETQIALQATRKEFEGQITIVTFPVTRFSKSSPEQTGKEIGAYLQQHIAEISDFNVIKGFLNIVLSDDYWITLLNQTITAKDFGVFPANGKKLMVEYSSPNTNKPLHLGHIRNNLLGYSVAEILKAYGYDVIKANLVNDRGIHICKSMLAWQKFGNGETPESTGLKGDHLVGKYYVVFDREYKKEIEALKAEGQTEEEAKKNAPLMREAQAMLQQWEAGNEEVISLWKTMNSWVYAGFEKTYKQLGVDFDKYYYESNTYLLGKDIIQEGLDKGVFFKKEDNSVWIDLTAEGLDQKLVLRGDGTSVYITQDLGTAQLKYDEFKMNDSIYVVGNEQDYHFKVLFLILKKLGKAWADGLFHLSYGMVDLPSGKMKSREGTVVDADDLMAEMLKTAQERTEELGKTEGLDEESKAVLYDTIGMGALKYFLLKVDPKKRLLFDPNESVDFQGHTGPFIQYTHARIKSVLSKAEFDFDSAVSVPTTISSYERDLIQQLGAFPETIEASAQEFSPAQLANYIYEVAKFYNKFYHEETILKAEDADVKNFRLHLSASAAKVIAKGMNLLGIRVPERM, from the coding sequence ATGGCAAATTCTATTCAAAAGCGACTTGTTGAAGTCACTGTACAGGCAGTAAAAGAGCTTTACAATGCAGATATTTTAGAAACTCAAATTGCTTTACAAGCTACCCGAAAGGAGTTTGAGGGACAAATTACAATCGTAACTTTTCCCGTAACGCGCTTTTCGAAATCTTCTCCGGAACAAACCGGAAAGGAAATTGGTGCTTATTTGCAACAGCATATCGCTGAAATATCGGATTTCAATGTGATAAAAGGCTTTTTGAATATTGTTCTTTCCGATGATTACTGGATCACTTTGCTGAATCAGACCATAACGGCGAAGGACTTTGGTGTATTTCCTGCGAATGGGAAGAAACTGATGGTGGAATACTCTTCTCCGAATACCAATAAACCGCTGCACTTGGGGCATATCCGTAATAATTTATTAGGATATTCTGTTGCAGAAATCCTAAAAGCTTATGGTTATGATGTGATCAAAGCAAATTTGGTGAACGATCGTGGTATCCATATCTGTAAGTCCATGTTGGCCTGGCAAAAATTTGGCAACGGTGAAACACCCGAATCCACTGGACTCAAAGGCGATCACCTTGTCGGAAAATATTACGTTGTCTTTGACAGAGAATATAAAAAGGAAATCGAGGCATTAAAAGCTGAGGGGCAAACCGAAGAGGAAGCGAAGAAAAATGCACCTTTGATGCGAGAAGCGCAAGCGATGTTGCAGCAATGGGAGGCCGGTAATGAAGAGGTGATCTCCCTTTGGAAAACCATGAACAGCTGGGTGTACGCCGGGTTTGAAAAGACCTATAAACAATTAGGGGTCGATTTTGATAAATACTATTATGAATCCAATACATACTTGCTGGGGAAAGATATTATCCAGGAAGGTTTAGATAAAGGGGTTTTCTTCAAAAAAGAGGATAACTCCGTATGGATTGATCTAACTGCAGAAGGATTGGATCAGAAGCTTGTGCTTCGTGGCGATGGTACTTCGGTCTATATTACACAAGATTTGGGGACAGCACAATTGAAGTATGATGAATTCAAAATGAATGATTCTATTTATGTTGTCGGTAACGAACAGGATTACCATTTCAAGGTACTGTTTTTGATCTTAAAAAAACTTGGAAAAGCTTGGGCTGACGGATTGTTCCATTTATCGTACGGGATGGTCGATCTTCCTTCGGGTAAAATGAAATCACGGGAGGGAACCGTTGTTGATGCGGATGATTTAATGGCTGAAATGCTTAAAACCGCACAAGAACGTACTGAGGAGCTTGGCAAAACTGAAGGATTGGACGAGGAATCAAAAGCCGTGCTTTATGATACAATAGGAATGGGGGCACTGAAATATTTTCTATTGAAAGTGGATCCCAAAAAGCGCCTTTTGTTTGATCCAAATGAGTCTGTCGATTTCCAAGGTCATACAGGACCATTTATTCAATACACACATGCCCGTATCAAATCTGTTTTAAGTAAAGCTGAATTCGATTTTGACAGTGCTGTTTCTGTACCGACGACGATCTCTTCTTACGAGCGTGACTTGATTCAGCAATTAGGTGCGTTTCCGGAGACTATTGAGGCTTCTGCGCAAGAGTTTAGCCCTGCGCAGTTGGCAAATTATATTTATGAGGTAGCCAAGTTCTACAATAAATTCTATCATGAAGAGACGATATTGAAGGCGGAAGATGCTGATGTAAAGAACTTTAGATTGCACCTTTCGGCTTCTGCTGCAAAGGTTATTGCCAAAGGGATGAACTTATTGGGTATTCGTGTACCTGAAAGAATGTAA